A single window of Vibrio alfacsensis DNA harbors:
- the fre gene encoding NAD(P)H-flavin reductase: MTIQCKVKSIQPLACNTYQILLHPESPVSFKAGQYLMVVMGEKDKRPFSIASSPCRHEGELELHIGAAEHNAYALEVVEAMQAALEADGHVEIDAPHGDAWIQEQSERPLLLIAGGTGFSYVRSILDHCVAQSKTTPIYLYWGARDSRQLYAKDELIEIADKFSNVHFVPVVEDAPSEWQGKVGNVLEAISEDFESLENYDIYIAGRFEMAGAAREQFTQNKKAKSERMFADAYAFI, translated from the coding sequence ATGACCATCCAATGTAAAGTAAAGTCTATTCAGCCGTTAGCTTGTAATACTTATCAAATTCTCCTTCACCCGGAATCACCAGTGTCTTTTAAAGCCGGTCAGTACCTAATGGTTGTAATGGGGGAGAAAGACAAGCGCCCTTTCTCTATTGCAAGCAGTCCTTGCCGTCATGAAGGAGAACTTGAGCTGCATATCGGTGCAGCAGAGCATAATGCTTACGCTTTAGAAGTCGTCGAGGCGATGCAAGCGGCGTTAGAAGCAGATGGTCATGTTGAAATTGATGCACCTCATGGTGATGCGTGGATTCAAGAACAAAGCGAACGCCCACTATTATTAATTGCTGGTGGAACTGGCTTTAGTTACGTACGTTCGATTTTGGACCACTGTGTGGCACAGAGCAAAACAACCCCTATCTATTTATACTGGGGGGCACGCGATAGTCGTCAGCTTTATGCGAAAGATGAATTGATCGAAATTGCTGACAAATTCTCGAACGTGCACTTTGTACCAGTAGTAGAAGATGCACCTAGCGAATGGCAAGGGAAAGTAGGGAACGTACTAGAAGCTATCAGTGAAGATTTCGAAAGCCTAGAAAACTACGATATTTATATTGCAGGTCGCTTTGAAATGGCCGGAGCGGCTCGTGAACAGTTCACTCAGAATAAGAAAGCGAAGAGTGAGCGCATGTTTGCAGATGCGTACGCTTTTATTTAA
- a CDS encoding heme biosynthesis protein HemY — MVRLIFLFVILGAGLFVGTQFSGQQGYVLISIANTTLEMSVTTLVIFVIAALAALFLLEYLVKKVVYASSSTWNYFSVRKMRRSRRYTNEGIIKLLEGDWKGAEKKVTRWANHHDMPLLCYLVASEAAQGQGDKAKRDQYLELASQQENAHLAVELTRAKQFIRDNEFESAFDTLQALKGQYANNSIVLNLLKTTYMQLKLWQPLIDLMPQLTKAKLVTEEEQSELIQKAQCGLLHEVAQQQGSEGLISHWNSLPRKVKQDAHLITCFAHELISRKADSEAFTVIKEALKKHSTPELYQLLPDLNLPDSHPVIVFLETVLKRESDNAAAHSALAHLFFRQEKWPEAQQHFEVALKVRSNVSDYAFLADTLEKQNLTKAAHEVSRKALTLVQSN; from the coding sequence ATGGTTCGTCTTATTTTCCTATTCGTTATTCTCGGTGCAGGCCTTTTTGTCGGTACACAGTTTTCAGGTCAGCAAGGTTATGTACTGATCTCGATTGCGAATACCACCCTTGAAATGAGTGTCACAACACTGGTTATTTTCGTGATAGCTGCGCTAGCTGCTCTATTCTTGCTTGAATACTTGGTAAAAAAAGTGGTCTATGCAAGTTCAAGCACATGGAACTACTTCAGCGTACGTAAGATGCGTCGCTCTCGTCGCTACACCAACGAAGGTATCATAAAGTTACTAGAGGGTGATTGGAAAGGCGCAGAGAAAAAAGTAACCCGCTGGGCTAACCACCACGATATGCCTTTGCTCTGCTACCTAGTGGCTTCAGAAGCCGCGCAAGGTCAAGGTGACAAAGCAAAACGCGACCAATACCTAGAACTCGCGAGCCAACAAGAAAATGCCCACCTCGCGGTGGAGCTAACTCGAGCAAAACAATTTATTCGTGATAATGAGTTTGAATCTGCTTTCGATACCTTGCAAGCACTAAAAGGCCAGTACGCGAATAACTCCATAGTTCTTAACCTGCTAAAAACCACATATATGCAGCTGAAGTTATGGCAACCTCTGATCGATCTGATGCCTCAGCTTACTAAAGCCAAATTGGTGACAGAAGAAGAACAATCCGAGTTGATTCAAAAAGCACAATGCGGTTTATTGCATGAAGTTGCCCAACAACAAGGCAGTGAGGGGCTTATTTCTCATTGGAATAGCCTCCCAAGAAAAGTTAAACAAGATGCTCACCTAATCACATGTTTTGCACACGAACTTATTTCACGTAAAGCTGACTCCGAAGCGTTCACAGTGATCAAAGAAGCACTTAAGAAGCACTCAACACCAGAGCTTTACCAACTGCTACCGGATCTCAACTTACCAGATAGTCATCCCGTGATTGTTTTCCTTGAGACTGTACTAAAGCGCGAATCAGATAATGCTGCGGCACACAGTGCATTAGCACATTTATTCTTCCGTCAGGAAAAATGGCCAGAGGCACAGCAACACTTTGAAGTCGCGCTAAAAGTTCGCTCAAACGTATCTGATTACGCATTCCTAGCAGACACACTAGAGAAACAAAACTTAACTAAAGCCGCTCACGAAGTCTCTCGTAAAGCGTTAACGCTAGTTCAAAGCAATTAA
- a CDS encoding 2Fe-2S iron-sulfur cluster-binding protein, with product MSHQVHLLPMDVTFQVKEGETVLEAALNNNIRFPHRCQVGACAMCMCKKLTGEVSYHLEPMLTEKEQQQGWIFPCQAYTESNLVLTFDE from the coding sequence AGTCATCAAGTCCACCTTCTACCAATGGACGTTACGTTCCAAGTAAAAGAAGGGGAGACGGTGTTGGAAGCTGCGCTCAACAACAATATTCGCTTCCCGCACCGTTGCCAGGTTGGCGCTTGCGCCATGTGCATGTGTAAAAAGCTAACGGGCGAGGTGAGTTACCACCTCGAGCCGATGCTAACCGAAAAAGAGCAACAGCAAGGTTGGATATTCCCTTGCCAAGCCTATACAGAAAGTAATTTAGTGCTTACTTTTGATGAGTAA
- a CDS encoding uroporphyrinogen-III synthase produces MAVLVTRPGEQGKALCSLLERHGIDAIHHPLIDIVADLEETNLSKFVEHAHIIIAVSQHAVLCAQQILQNNQIPWPKQAIYLAVGQKTAHYLSKCTQQKVHYPQVSDSEHLLQLPELQNLKRQTVLILRGNGGRELIKEALVRQGAKVHYSETYKRELIPFDPVSCVSLWKTQNIDQIIITSGEQLDFLCSQLNPKQLAWLTQQELFIPSQRIADIAIQRGFTQVRCTGSASNQELLAALQP; encoded by the coding sequence ATGGCAGTGTTGGTCACTCGGCCGGGAGAGCAAGGCAAAGCGCTTTGCTCTCTGCTCGAAAGGCACGGCATTGACGCTATTCATCATCCTCTGATCGACATCGTCGCCGATCTTGAAGAAACAAACCTTTCTAAATTCGTAGAACACGCCCATATCATCATCGCAGTTAGTCAACATGCGGTGCTATGCGCGCAGCAAATCTTGCAAAACAATCAGATTCCATGGCCAAAGCAGGCTATTTACCTTGCCGTCGGTCAAAAAACCGCACACTATTTAAGCAAATGCACGCAACAGAAAGTACACTATCCACAAGTTAGTGATAGTGAGCACCTGTTACAACTCCCTGAGTTACAAAATTTAAAACGACAGACGGTACTCATCCTTCGTGGAAATGGCGGTCGCGAATTAATAAAAGAAGCATTGGTGAGACAAGGTGCAAAAGTTCACTATAGTGAGACATATAAGAGAGAACTTATCCCGTTCGATCCAGTAAGCTGTGTTTCACTATGGAAAACTCAAAATATCGACCAGATTATCATCACAAGTGGTGAGCAACTGGACTTTTTGTGCAGCCAGTTAAATCCAAAACAATTAGCTTGGCTTACCCAACAAGAGTTGTTTATCCCCAGTCAGCGGATCGCTGACATCGCAATTCAACGGGGCTTCACTCAGGTCAGGTGCACAGGAAGCGCATCGAACCAAGAATTACTGGCTGCTCTCCAGCCCTAG